In Saccopteryx leptura isolate mSacLep1 chromosome 12, mSacLep1_pri_phased_curated, whole genome shotgun sequence, a genomic segment contains:
- the CCDC201 gene encoding coiled-coil domain-containing protein 201, translating into MERLGLVALGTELGWRPQASGAGRTRTERWGKVTERPRAPQFLEGETGTHQVPPRWAWPALRLLRLRSTGSSGGNSLQVSSRTPGRACAGEAAGISGRLPAVGSGMEPGAQTPAHLPGPGPNPEGEPSSRGDPEEPGTAPLPLPRVRWALGGGAEELGPGTAALRVRLSISSDPCHLCAPFPQASEWSSSEDEEVLVPKHSTPEEGSRHWRGSSLGRISYRWGRGPGEGSPLPAHSSQHLPSPDQKRRLSTIWASEESSGQPGPNTDPWAPEEEPPGPAEASQRQRRGRRQQKGPQEESPGGWTGNVGLPGIPNPAGRRQRGRRRLAAVTERVRQWEARQLLSIEKATHHELTMQDE; encoded by the exons ATGGAACGCCTTGGCCTCGTTGCCTTGGGGACTGAACTGGGATGGCGACCCCAGGCCTCGGGTGCTGGCCGCACACGGACCGAGCGGTGGGGGAAGGTCACTGAGAGGCCACGGGCACCCCAATTCCTAGAAGGGGAGACGGGAACCCACCAGGTGCCGCCCCGCTGGGCGTGGCCCGCCCTGCGCCTTCTGCGCCTGCGCAGCACGGGGTCGTCAGGTGGAAACTCTCTACAGGTGAGCTCCCGCACACCTGGCCGGGCCTGCGCTGGGGAGGCCGCCGGTATTTCAGGGCGCCTGCCAGCCGTGGGGAGCGGGATGGAGCCGGGGGCGCAG acccctgcccacctccctggGCCCGGCCCAAATCCCGAGGGCGAGCCCAGCAGCCGAGGGGACCCGGAGGAGCCAGGGACCGCCCCCCTGCCGCTGCCGCGTGTCCGCtgggccttgggggggggggcggaagaGCTGGGACCAGGGACAGCGGCGCTCAGGGTCCG ACTGTCCATCAGCTCAGATCCCTGCCACCTCTGTGCTCCGTTTCCACAGGCTTCTGAATGGAGTTCCTCCGAGGACGAGGAGGTCCTCGTCCCAAAGCACAGCACCCCCGAAGAAGGCTCCCGTCACTGGCGTGGGAGCTCACTGGGCCGCATCTCCTACCGCTGGGGGAGGGGCCCTGGGGAGGGGTCCCCACTGCCTGCACACTCTTCGCAGCATTTGCCATCCCCCGACCAAAAGAGGCGGCTCTCTACCATCTGGGCCTCCGAGGAGTCCAGCGGGCAGCCAGGACCCAACACAGACCCCTGGGCTCCTGAGGAAGAGCCACCAGGGCCAGCCGAGGCCAGCCAGCGGCAGCGGCGGGGACGGCGACAGCAAAAGGGGCCTCAGGAAGAGTCCCCAGGAGGCTGGACGGGAAACGTGGGCTTGCCGGGGATCCCAAACCCCGCCGGGCGGAGGCAGCGGGGCCGGAGGAGGCTGGCGGCTGTG ACAGAGCGCGTGAGGCAGTGGGAGGCCCGCCAGCTGCTGAGCATCGAGAAGGCCACCCATCACGAGCTCACCATGCAGGACGAGTGA